From the genome of Uranotaenia lowii strain MFRU-FL chromosome 1, ASM2978415v1, whole genome shotgun sequence, one region includes:
- the LOC129738531 gene encoding F-box/LRR-repeat protein 4 yields the protein MLSDYSQLSSDGDESSSCLEEEDEEILFRLSSGLDKEQVGDRKCVIINQYAQDVIDFSSQYGSDTSISYTAYNVTGKPSKYPDYGDFPESFAFRTYGPWWKRAPSSRTEFHQQDYYPIDDYLVVRFEEPVVPESIKVFETYNPGAIVRLWAYTLEGSWFCLWDQAQESPDENQPLETNKARVFLPKLNPAPGPTRYIRLEFNHKNLNYSTQLDAILMIGKKFVPSLSARIGLQKNREFIRKGEETFQEFLRSGYNGSSLESEEDSGSRSETPTRMDSFELELTLDKLPYDVLFKIMNFLDLKSLFRCGQVCSSFYCIVSASSLLYAEVNLKPYWNCSDGRLLQTLKKRCAYTKKLDLSWCGLFNKITAYDFKDFVSECGSTLTHLRLDSCKFLTTGNCLDILGTKCPNLRELSLQNYQPESPSFSGLFYLHNLERLDLTRTFIDTQSLLKILVNNPNLQHLNIAFCPLDVNMDDVAIQLGKTNLALVSLDMWKSHSLTSRGLQALSSCHLLEEVDFGWCLREEPSPGEAIRNFVKSCPHLKKLFLAAIRGLGDRDLEVISHCCRNLEQLDLMGIQGISTEMCYRILCQCRRLKLLDLSFCDNLDNLQIGLWRECFEVDIKRSLADFGPQRSEF from the exons ATGTTGAGCGATTACTCACAGCTTTCTTCAGATGGGGACGAATCGAGCAGctgcctggaggaggaggacgaagaaattttgttccgaCTGAGCAGTGGGTTGGATAAGGAACAAGTTGGGGATCGAAAATGTGTCATCATCAATCAGTATGCCCAGGATGTGATCGATTTCAGCTCCCAGTATGGGAGCGATACCAGCATATCCTACACGGCTTACAATGTTACGGGGAAACCTTCGAAGTATCCGGATTACGGCGATTTTCCGGAGTCTTTTGCTTTC cgAACTTACGGTCCCTGGTGGAAGAGGGCTCCCTCCTCCAGAACAGAGTTCCATCAACAGGATTACTATCCGATCGACGATTATTTGGTAGTTCGCTTCGAAGAACCGGTTGTACCCGAAAGTATTAAGGTATTCGAAACCTACAATCCGGGAGCAATTGTTCGACTCTGGGCTTATACACTTGAAGGCAGTTGGTTCTGCTTGTGGGACCAAGCTCAGGAATCGCCTGACGAAAACCAACCATTAGAAACTAACAAAGCTCGTGTATTTTTACCTAAATTGAATCCTGCCCCTGGCCCGACTCGATACATTCGATTGGAGTTCAATCACAAGAATTTAAACTATTCAACCCAACTCGATGCGATTCTGATGATTGGGAAAAAGTTCGTTCCCAGTTTGAGCGCCAGAATTGGATTGCAAAAGAACCGAGAGTTTATCCGCAAAGGGGAAGAAACTTTCCAGGAGTTCTTACGCTCCGGTTACAACGGTAGCAGCTTGGAAAGTGAAGAAGATTCTGGGAGTCGTTCCGAAACTCCAACTCGTATGGATTCGTTTGAACTGGAGCTTACTCTAGACAAGTTGCCATACGACGTTCTGTTTAAGATAATGaactttttggatttgaaatctttattcCGATGTGGGCAAGTCTGTAGTAGTTTCTACTGTATCGTCTCGGCTAGTTCCCTGCTCTATGCGGAAGTAAATCTAAAACCGTACTGGAACTGTTCCGATGGCAGATTGCTGCaaactttgaagaaaag ATGTGCCTACACCAAAAAGCTGGACCTTTCCTGGTGcggtttgttcaacaaaataacGGCCTACGATTTTAAAGATTTCGTCAGCGAGTGTGGCTCCACATTGACCCACCTACGGCTGGACTCTTGCAAATTCCTCACAACAGGAAACTGTCTCGACATCCTAGGCACCAAATGCCCCAACTTGCGGGAACTTTCCCTTCAAAATTACCAACCAGAGTCTCCCAGTTTCTCCGGACTTTTTTATCTACACAATCTTGAACGACTAGACCTGACCAGAACTTTTATTGACACCCAATCGTTACTTAAAATCCTAGTTAACAATCCAAATCTTCAACACCTAAACATTGCCTTCTGTCCCCTGGACGTCAACATGGATGACGTAGCTATCCAGCTGGGCAAAACCAACTTAGCCCTAGTGTCTCTGGATATGTGGAAAAGTCACTCGCTAACGTCTCGAGGTCTACAAGCTCTCTCAAGCTGTCATCTTCTGGAAGAAGTCGATTTCGGTTGGTGCCTTCGAGAGGAACCTTCCCCGGGGGAAGCCATTCGCAATTTTGTGAAGAGTTGTCCTCATCTTAAAAAACTCTTCCTAGCGGCCATTCGTGGCCTAGGGGATCGGGATTTGGAAGTGATTTCGCATTGCTGCCGTAATTTGGAGCAGCTGGATCTGATGGGAATTCAGGGGATTTCGACTGAAATGTGCTACCGCATTCTCTGCCAGTGTCGTCGGTTGAAGCTACTGGATTTGAGCTTCTGTGATAATTTGGACAACCTACAGATCGGTCTGTGGCGTGAGTGCTTCGAGGTGGACATCAAACGGAGTTTGGCCGATTTCGGACCGCAGCGGAGTGAGTTttaa
- the LOC129738532 gene encoding uncharacterized protein LOC129738532 produces MKTSKITDIVGLERNRDNPILLNFQNAEMGYKNDASIECFRAEDTDRLAQAAAAAVNGSDDSKPARMAVVISDQQVYRGYLGENLPSSMNTFVAVRNRKTGKMRLIQVESCNMLNSCYDDNKNKFQDDENRLTVMRKFGGKLAIRALERIERSGSNIDVMNETLQDTLTQYDDEQFNEEGEFSKNKLEGELILASMKPPRNPAAQSVSDLYLLEDLISEPIRQNLKTVGLGLLEKDPETLELANVYLTNKVKAALQSKEPDSEANVRTLQICLFMDGLCRLLNQWGKSMEKLKVSPFSKKLDADIKQNFSQINQVQNTRTKYTEHKAITYYLALAFLLDSFILSVDQIHEGLKISRKDLLKFAAFIGGSHDSVKGILTLKMGTSGQNSRSFSGKPRYGRRK; encoded by the exons ATGAAGACTTCTAAAATTACGGACATCGTTGGACTGGAACGGAATCGAGATAATCCCATTTTGT taaatttccaAAACGCAGAAATGGGCTACAAAAACGACGCCAGCATCGAGTGCTTCCGTGCCGAGGACACGGACCGATTGGCGCAGGCGGCTGCAGCTGCAGTAAATGGAAGCGACGACTCGAAACCGGCCCGGATGGCTGTGGTCATCAGCGATCAGCAGGTTTACCGAGGATATCTGGGAGAAAATCTCCCCTCGTCGATGAACACTTTTGTCGCGGTTCGAAACAGGAAAACGGGTAAAATGAGGTTGATACAGGTCGAGAGCTGTAACATGCTGAATTCGTGCTACGACGACAATAAGAACAAGTTCCAGGATGACGAAAATCGGTTGACGGTAATGAGGAAGTTTGGTGGAAAGTTGGCCATCAGGGCTCTGGAGCGGATTGAACGGTCTGGCAGTAATATAGACGTAATGAATGAAACGCTGCAGGACACGTTGACGCAGTACGATGACGAACAGTTTAATGAGGAGGGTGAATTTTCCAAGAACAAACTGGAGGGTGAGCTTATTTTGGCGAGTATGAAGCCACCGAGGAATCCGGCTGCCCAAAGTGTTTCCGATTTATACCTGCTGGAGGATCTGATTTCGGAACCTATAAGGCAGAATTTAAAAACCGTTGGGTTGGGTTTGCTGGAGAAGGATCCGGAAACGTTGGAACTGGCGAACGTTTATCTGACCAACAAAGTAAAGGCAGCCCTGCAGAGCAAAGAACCGGACTCGGAAGCGAACGTAAGAACTCTGCAGATTTGTCTGTTTATGGATGGGCTTTGTAGACTCTTAAATCAGTGGGGAAAGTCGATGGAGAAGTTAAAGGTTTCACCCTTCTCGAAAAAGCTGGATGCCGATATCAAACAAAACTTTTCCCAGATCAATCAGGTGCAGAATACCAGGACCAAGTACACAGAACATAAGGCCATCACGTACTATCTGGCGCTGGCTTTCTTGTTGGACAGTTTTATACTAAGTGTGGATCAGATTCACGAAGGGTTGAAGATTTCCCGGAAGGATCTGCTGAAGTTTGCCGCCTTTATTGGGGGATCACACGATTCTGTTAAAGGCATTTTAACGCTTAAAATGGGAACTAGTGGACAGAATTCGCGATCTTTCAGCGGGAAGCCACGTTATGGTCGACGAAAATGA
- the LOC129738533 gene encoding splicing factor YJU2 has protein sequence MSERKVLNKYYPPDFDPSKIPRAKLPKNRQYTVRLMAPFNMRCVTCGEYIYKGKKFNARKEDVENEDYLGIRIYRFYIKCTRCLQEISFKTDPRNTDYEIEAGATRNFMALKLAEEQARREEEEAREEEATNPMKLLENRTQQSRNEIELLESLEELRDLNRRQQDVDYEQMLQQYDNSESVREREERQERQDEEFIKSIKFQSRATGSGLKRVAAEEIIEEVKQEEPGTSSSSCSSSLIAQNSSTFAVPKAVESSSTISKVRKIDQSSSSISIGVRKSSLANLVVKKKPIQETSGPGPSQSTTTRSKESNEKADSTANQTTTTSDDSKKSAPPPAAVSGLGLLGAYSDSDNSSEGDE, from the exons ATGTCTGAACGAAAAGTCTTAAAC AAATACTACCCACCCGATTTCGATCCATCGAAAATCCCCCGGGCTAAGCTACCGAAGAATCGGCAGTACACGGTCCGGTTGATGGCCCCTTTCAATATGCGCTGCGTAACATGTGGGGAGTACATCTACAAGGGTAAAAAGTTCAACGCCCGGAAGGAGGATGTGGAAAATGAGGATTATCTGGGGATCCGGATCTATCGGTTCTATATTAAGTGTACTCGCTGTCTGCAGGAGATTTCGTTTAAAACGGATCCGAGGAATACGGATTATGAGATTGAGGCGGGTGCTACGCGTAACTTCATGGCCCTGAAGTTGGCCGAGGAACAAGCGAGGAGGGAAGAAGAGGAAGCCCGAGAGGAGGAAGCTACTAATCCGATGAAGCTGCTGGAAAATCGAACCCAGCAGTCGCGGAATGAGATAGAGCTGCTAGAATCGCTGGAGGAACTCAGGGATTTAAACCGGAGGCAGCAGGATGTAGACTATGAGCAGATGCTGCAACAGTACGATAATAGCGAGTCGGTCCGGGAACGGGAAGAACGCCAGGAAAGGCAGGATGAGGAATTTATTAA ATCGATCAAATTCCAATCCCGAGCAACCGGAAGTGGATTGAAGCGCGTAGCTGCCGAAGAAATAATCGAAGAAGTTAAACAGGAAGAACCTGGAACTAGCAGCAGCAGCTGTAGTTCAAGTTTAATTGCACAAAACAGTTCCACATTTGCTGTTCCGAAAGCGGTGGAATCATCGTCAACGATAAGTAAAGTCAGGAAAATAGACCAGAGTTCCAGCAGCATAAGCATTGGAGTTCGCAAAAGTTCTCTTGCTAATTTGGTGGTCAAGAAGAAACCGATTCAAGAAACTTCCGGACCAGGGCCATCTCAATCTACGACAACACGTTCGAAAGAATCTAATGAAAAGGCAGATTCTACGGCCAATCAAACAACGACGACTTCAGACGATTCTAAGAAATCTGCACCTCCGCCAGCAGCAGTAAGCGGTCTAGGTCTTCTAGGTGCCTATTCCGATAGTGACAATTCATCTGAGGgagatgaataa